The proteins below are encoded in one region of Pseudonocardia sp. DSM 110487:
- a CDS encoding heme o synthase, with protein sequence MPVSRSGHPAQGSPGARRAGWERLRDTVRAYLGLTKTRIIEQLLVVTVPAMFLAERGVPPVLLIGATLLGGAMAAASAHALNCVVDADIDAVMKRTSRRPLAKGQVPTRHALVFGLVLGVLSAVWLGLTTNWLAAGLSVAAIAFYVLVYTLLLKRRTSQNIVWGGAAGCMPVVIGWAAVTGSVEWPALVMFGVIFFWTPPHFWALAMRYKEDYAAAKVPMLPVVVPPEEVSRRIVIYSWVMAAWSLLLLPSTSWIYAAVAALGGTWFVLQAHRLHRGVLAGVETRPMRLFHLSNMYLCCLFAAIAVDAAIGLPVLAF encoded by the coding sequence CTGCCCGTGTCCCGCTCGGGCCACCCCGCGCAGGGTTCCCCCGGTGCCCGGCGGGCCGGCTGGGAGCGGTTGCGGGACACCGTGCGCGCCTACCTCGGGCTCACGAAGACCCGGATCATCGAGCAGTTGCTCGTGGTCACGGTGCCTGCGATGTTCCTCGCGGAGCGCGGCGTGCCGCCGGTGCTGCTGATCGGCGCCACGCTGCTGGGCGGCGCGATGGCCGCCGCCAGCGCGCACGCACTCAACTGCGTGGTCGACGCCGACATCGACGCCGTCATGAAGCGCACCAGCCGCAGGCCGCTCGCCAAGGGGCAGGTGCCCACCCGGCACGCGCTGGTGTTCGGGCTCGTGCTGGGCGTGCTGTCGGCGGTGTGGCTAGGGCTCACCACCAACTGGCTGGCCGCGGGCCTCTCGGTGGCCGCCATCGCGTTCTACGTGCTCGTCTACACGCTCCTGCTGAAGCGGCGCACCTCGCAGAACATCGTGTGGGGCGGCGCGGCCGGCTGCATGCCGGTGGTGATCGGCTGGGCCGCGGTCACCGGCTCGGTCGAGTGGCCCGCGCTGGTGATGTTCGGTGTGATCTTCTTCTGGACGCCGCCGCACTTCTGGGCGCTCGCCATGCGCTACAAGGAGGACTACGCCGCGGCGAAGGTCCCGATGCTGCCGGTCGTGGTGCCGCCGGAGGAGGTGTCGCGGCGCATCGTCATCTACTCGTGGGTGATGGCGGCGTGGTCGCTCCTGCTCCTCCCGTCCACCTCATGGATCTATGCGGCCGTCGCGGCGCTGGGCGGCACCTGGTTCGTGCTGCAGGCCCACCGCCTGCACCGCGGTGTGCTGGCAGGGGTGGAGACGCGCCCCATGCGCCTGTTCCACCTGTCGAACATGTACCTCTGCTGCCTCTTCGCCGCCATCGCGGTGGACGCGGCGATCGGGCTCCCGGTCCTCGCGTTCTAG
- a CDS encoding alpha/beta fold hydrolase, with translation MHAFVLLHAAWHGSWCWERVAPRLRELGHAVHTPDHPDLDDVLHEIDAETAPVVLVGHSSSGMLVSAAAERRPDHVALACYVSAFLLPDGELPPDAARRDTESILGAHLVVDPVHRIRTVRDPEVVFYGECSPEDAAMAAARLTPEPLVPTGGSPTTLTAEGFGRVPKVYVVCEKDRALGPATQRWMAERTPCRHVYGLPADHSPFLSTPDELTTCLHDAATRFAG, from the coding sequence ATGCACGCATTCGTACTCTTGCACGCCGCATGGCACGGCTCGTGGTGCTGGGAACGCGTCGCCCCGCGCCTGCGCGAGCTCGGCCACGCCGTCCACACGCCGGACCACCCCGACCTCGACGACGTACTCCACGAGATCGACGCCGAAACCGCGCCCGTGGTGCTGGTCGGACACTCGTCGTCGGGAATGCTGGTCTCCGCCGCCGCCGAGCGCCGCCCCGATCACGTGGCGCTGGCCTGCTACGTCTCGGCCTTCCTCCTCCCCGACGGCGAGCTCCCGCCCGACGCCGCCCGCCGGGACACCGAGTCCATCCTCGGCGCGCACCTCGTCGTGGACCCGGTGCACCGGATCCGGACCGTGCGGGACCCGGAGGTCGTGTTCTACGGCGAGTGCTCCCCCGAGGACGCCGCCATGGCCGCCGCCCGCCTGACACCGGAGCCCCTCGTGCCGACCGGCGGCTCCCCCACAACCCTCACCGCCGAGGGCTTCGGCCGCGTGCCGAAGGTCTACGTCGTGTGCGAGAAGGACCGGGCACTCGGGCCCGCCACGCAGCGCTGGATGGCGGAGCGGACGCCGTGCCGCCATGTGTACGGCCTGCCGGCAGACCACTCGCCGTTCCTGTCCACGCCCGACGAGCTCACGACCTGCCTGCACGACGCCGCGACGCGCTTCGCGGGCTGA
- the fdhA gene encoding formaldehyde dehydrogenase, glutathione-independent — MGGNKIVVYKEPGRVVVEDHDPPKLEVPADVAKGKGLSQKAVHGVILRNVATNICGSDQHMVRGRTTAPAGQTLGHEITGEIVEKGEDVQFLDVGDIVSVPFNIACGRCRNCREGQSGVCLNVNPARAGSAYGYVDMGGWEGGQAEYVMVPFADYNCLKFPDRGQALEKILDLTMLSDIFPTGYHGAYSAGVTTGSTVYIAGAGPVGLAAAHSAQLLGAAVVIVGDLNKQRLEQARSFGCETVDISLDATLEDQIAEILGTNEVDCAVDAVGFEASGHGAGAGEQPAAVLNSVMSITRAGGRLGIPGLYVTGDPGAADADAKEGTLKVRLGLGWAKSHSFTTGQCPVLKYNRGLMMSILYGKAQIAKAVNATVIPLDDAPRGYQEFDQGAARKYVLDPHGMIPA; from the coding sequence ATGGGTGGAAACAAGATCGTCGTCTACAAGGAGCCCGGCAGGGTCGTCGTCGAGGACCACGACCCGCCGAAGCTCGAGGTGCCTGCCGACGTCGCGAAGGGCAAGGGGCTGTCCCAGAAGGCCGTGCACGGGGTGATCCTGCGGAACGTCGCGACCAACATCTGCGGCTCCGATCAGCACATGGTGCGCGGGCGCACCACAGCTCCCGCCGGGCAGACGCTCGGCCACGAGATCACGGGGGAGATCGTCGAGAAGGGCGAGGACGTGCAGTTCCTCGACGTCGGTGACATCGTCTCGGTGCCGTTCAACATCGCGTGCGGGCGGTGCCGCAACTGCCGGGAGGGGCAGTCGGGCGTCTGCCTGAACGTCAACCCGGCCCGCGCCGGATCGGCGTACGGCTACGTCGACATGGGCGGCTGGGAAGGCGGGCAGGCCGAGTACGTGATGGTCCCGTTCGCCGACTACAACTGCCTGAAGTTCCCGGACCGCGGCCAGGCCCTCGAGAAGATCCTCGACCTGACGATGCTGTCGGACATCTTCCCCACCGGCTATCACGGCGCCTACTCGGCGGGCGTGACCACCGGCTCGACGGTCTACATCGCGGGCGCGGGGCCGGTCGGGCTCGCCGCGGCCCACTCGGCGCAGCTCCTCGGTGCCGCGGTCGTCATCGTCGGAGACCTCAACAAGCAGCGGCTCGAACAGGCCCGCTCGTTCGGCTGCGAGACGGTCGACATCTCCCTGGACGCCACATTGGAGGACCAGATCGCGGAGATCCTCGGCACGAACGAGGTCGACTGCGCGGTCGACGCCGTGGGGTTCGAGGCGTCCGGACACGGCGCGGGTGCGGGCGAGCAGCCTGCGGCCGTGCTGAACTCGGTCATGTCGATCACACGGGCCGGTGGGCGGCTCGGCATCCCGGGCCTCTACGTCACCGGCGACCCCGGCGCCGCCGACGCGGACGCCAAGGAGGGCACGCTCAAGGTCCGCCTCGGCCTGGGCTGGGCGAAGAGCCATTCCTTCACCACGGGCCAGTGTCCGGTGCTGAAGTACAACCGCGGGCTGATGATGAGCATCCTGTATGGCAAGGCGCAGATCGCGAAGGCGGTCAACGCCACCGTCATCCCGCTCGACGACGCCCCGCGCGGCTACCAGGAGTTCGACCAGGGCGCCGCGCGCAAGTACGTGCTCGACCCGCACGGGATGATCCCGGCGTAA
- a CDS encoding hydantoinase B/oxoprolinase family protein — translation MARIIETATGHVDRVEVDPVTLDLIENGLRNARYEMDGVLLRTALSPGIREQHDEFPLIADPSGKMVVGQFGLSVPDFLAGFGDTVGEGDVLLTSDPYACAAAISHANDWLLVMPIYHEGRVVGWASMFGHMTDVGGKTPCSMPTDARTIYEEGVVIPPFKLYRGGELNTDALRIILNQVRTPDWNRADLDGLVAACRTGARRVVEMCQRFGTATYLSALDALLQRNYDAMKVLLAAVFEDGRTISFTDYLCDDGVGNGPYELTLSLTRHGEKVHLDFTGSAPQAAGPVSYYLNENLARMFFGIYLITVADPQILWNDGFYPLVDVTIPDGSFWKPRHPAPLSGRSHGIGRVFDLFGGLLGQTNPALLNAAGFSSSPHFLYSGHYTTGDRAGEWFQLYSIGFGGIPGRPLGDGPDGHSLWPSFVNIPCEFLESYYPLRVENWQTVPDSGGVGLHRGGNGVDIAYLFEEPGTIAILDDRWLTYPWGVNGGEPGARGTKWIERADGSRQVLPAKCHDVPVAHGDVLHFVTWGGGGWGDPLARDPDLVALEARRGLVTPEGARRYGVVCTTGGDPLLDIEVDVNATEALRARLRAARPDPLPVFDKGPSIDELLARCEAETGLPAPTRPAWR, via the coding sequence ATGGCCCGCATCATCGAGACCGCCACTGGCCACGTCGACCGGGTCGAGGTCGACCCGGTCACCCTCGACCTGATCGAGAACGGCCTCCGCAACGCCCGATACGAGATGGACGGCGTGCTGCTGCGCACCGCGCTCTCCCCGGGGATCCGCGAGCAGCACGACGAGTTCCCGCTGATCGCCGACCCGAGCGGGAAGATGGTGGTCGGCCAGTTCGGCCTGTCCGTCCCCGACTTCCTCGCCGGCTTCGGCGACACCGTCGGCGAGGGCGACGTGCTGCTCACCTCGGACCCGTACGCCTGCGCTGCCGCGATCAGCCACGCCAACGACTGGCTCCTCGTGATGCCGATCTACCACGAGGGCCGCGTGGTCGGCTGGGCCTCGATGTTCGGCCACATGACCGACGTGGGCGGCAAGACGCCGTGTTCGATGCCCACCGACGCCCGCACCATCTACGAAGAGGGCGTGGTGATCCCGCCGTTCAAGCTCTACCGGGGCGGCGAGCTCAACACCGACGCCCTGCGGATCATCCTCAACCAGGTGCGGACGCCGGACTGGAACCGCGCCGACCTCGACGGCCTCGTCGCCGCGTGCCGCACCGGCGCCCGCAGGGTCGTGGAGATGTGCCAACGGTTCGGCACCGCCACGTACCTGTCAGCGCTCGACGCGTTGCTGCAGCGCAACTACGACGCGATGAAGGTGCTGCTCGCCGCGGTGTTCGAGGACGGAAGGACGATCAGCTTCACCGACTACCTCTGCGACGACGGCGTCGGCAACGGCCCCTACGAGCTCACGCTCTCGCTCACCCGCCACGGGGAGAAGGTGCACCTCGACTTCACCGGCTCCGCACCGCAGGCCGCCGGGCCCGTGAGCTACTACCTCAACGAGAACCTGGCCCGGATGTTCTTCGGCATCTATCTGATCACCGTGGCGGATCCGCAGATCCTCTGGAACGACGGCTTCTACCCGCTGGTCGACGTCACCATCCCGGACGGCTCGTTCTGGAAGCCGCGCCATCCCGCCCCGCTCAGCGGCCGCAGCCACGGCATCGGGCGGGTGTTCGACCTGTTCGGCGGGCTGCTCGGGCAGACGAACCCGGCGCTGCTGAACGCGGCGGGCTTCTCCTCCAGCCCGCACTTCCTGTACTCGGGCCACTACACCACCGGCGACCGCGCCGGCGAGTGGTTCCAGCTCTACTCGATCGGCTTCGGCGGCATCCCGGGCAGGCCGCTCGGTGACGGCCCGGACGGGCACTCGCTCTGGCCCAGCTTCGTCAACATCCCCTGCGAGTTCCTGGAGTCGTACTACCCACTGCGCGTCGAGAACTGGCAGACCGTGCCGGACTCCGGCGGTGTCGGATTGCACCGCGGCGGCAACGGGGTCGACATCGCCTACCTGTTCGAGGAGCCGGGCACCATCGCCATTCTCGACGACCGCTGGCTCACCTACCCATGGGGCGTGAACGGCGGCGAGCCCGGCGCGCGGGGCACGAAGTGGATCGAGCGCGCCGACGGTTCCCGGCAGGTGCTTCCGGCGAAGTGCCATGACGTGCCAGTCGCGCACGGTGACGTCCTGCACTTCGTCACGTGGGGCGGCGGTGGCTGGGGTGATCCGCTCGCCCGCGACCCGGACCTCGTGGCGCTCGAGGCCCGGCGGGGTCTCGTCACGCCGGAAGGCGCCCGGCGCTACGGGGTCGTGTGCACCACCGGCGGCGACCCGCTCCTGGACATCGAGGTGGACGTCAACGCCACCGAAGCGCTGCGCGCCCGGCTGCGGGCGGCCCGCCCCGACCCGCTGCCGGTGTTCGACAAGGGGCCCTCCATCGACGAGCTGCTCGCCCGGTGCGAGGCCGAGACGGGGCTGCCCGCGCCGACCCGACCCGCCTGGCGATGA
- a CDS encoding hydantoinase/oxoprolinase family protein, which translates to MSTPVTGPAGYRLGVDVGGTFTDLLLVDRATGRTWRAKTASTPADQAIGVLTGIGRICAEANIDLAQVDQVLHGTTVAANAILEGKGATVGLVTTRGFRQVLQIARSFVPGGLAGWIIWPKPEPLAALEHTVEVEERIGSDGREIRPLDEQDARTQVARLSGRGIEAMAVSLINSFADPGHERRVAEIAAEKLPGIPVSLSSQVLPELREYERTLTTVANAYVQPQVKSYVEALDRRLRAEGAAGELAVLRSDGGLSAAGAAIAAPVTLLLSGPAGGVTGALWVAEQCGISDFISFDMGGTSTDVALVRGRRPRIGRETTVGDLTVRASSVDVRTVGAGGGSIAHVPELTRALRVGPQSAGADPGPAAYGRGGTQPTVTDADLVLGYLPATLAGGEITLDVEAARAAVGRVAEAMGLDSVEAAAAGIVDIVNENMLGGLRLVSVQQGFDPRGFALVAFGGAGPLHATTLAGLTGAWPVVVPPSPGVLSALGDATTSLRDEAARTVLRRFVDLSGGDLATIVGQLADEAGTRLAGQGLPRDQQVVGYQVDVRYHGQGYEIAVDLDPTWLDEPDSVLDRLAATFDAEHERLFSFLPAVDHELVNARATVTGPRPSVTPVEVPEGDGDPAGAVVGAHAIHVLGEWVEALVYDRAKLRAGDVVPGPAIVTEMDSTTLLPPRHTATVHLSGSLLIRPSAQG; encoded by the coding sequence GTGAGCACACCGGTCACCGGGCCGGCCGGCTACCGGCTCGGCGTGGACGTCGGCGGCACCTTCACCGACCTTCTGCTGGTCGACCGGGCCACCGGCCGGACCTGGCGGGCCAAGACCGCATCCACGCCCGCCGATCAGGCCATCGGGGTGCTGACCGGCATCGGTCGGATCTGCGCCGAGGCGAACATCGACCTTGCCCAGGTGGATCAGGTCTTGCACGGGACCACGGTGGCCGCCAACGCGATCCTGGAAGGCAAGGGGGCCACTGTCGGGCTGGTCACCACGAGGGGCTTTCGGCAGGTCCTGCAGATCGCCCGCTCCTTCGTTCCCGGCGGGCTCGCGGGGTGGATCATCTGGCCCAAGCCGGAGCCGCTCGCCGCGCTCGAGCACACCGTGGAGGTCGAGGAGCGGATCGGGTCGGACGGCCGCGAGATCCGGCCGCTCGACGAGCAGGACGCGCGCACGCAGGTCGCACGCCTGTCCGGGCGCGGCATCGAGGCCATGGCCGTGTCGCTGATCAACTCCTTCGCCGACCCGGGTCACGAACGGCGGGTCGCCGAGATCGCCGCCGAGAAGCTGCCCGGGATACCGGTGTCGCTCTCCTCGCAGGTGCTTCCCGAGCTTCGCGAGTACGAGCGCACGTTGACCACGGTGGCAAACGCGTACGTGCAACCGCAGGTCAAGTCCTACGTGGAGGCGCTGGATCGCCGCCTGCGCGCCGAAGGGGCGGCAGGTGAGCTGGCCGTGCTGCGCAGCGACGGCGGGCTGTCCGCCGCAGGGGCCGCGATCGCCGCGCCGGTGACCCTCCTGCTGTCCGGGCCGGCCGGCGGGGTGACCGGGGCGCTGTGGGTGGCCGAGCAGTGCGGCATCTCCGACTTCATCAGCTTCGACATGGGTGGGACGTCCACGGACGTGGCCCTCGTGCGCGGCCGACGCCCACGGATCGGTCGCGAGACCACGGTCGGCGACCTCACCGTGCGCGCCTCCAGCGTGGACGTCCGCACGGTCGGCGCGGGCGGCGGCTCGATCGCACACGTGCCGGAGCTGACGAGGGCGCTGCGCGTCGGGCCGCAGTCGGCCGGCGCCGACCCGGGCCCCGCCGCCTACGGCAGAGGCGGCACGCAACCCACCGTGACCGACGCCGACCTGGTGCTCGGCTACCTTCCGGCCACCCTGGCGGGCGGTGAGATCACCCTGGACGTGGAGGCCGCGCGGGCGGCCGTCGGACGGGTCGCCGAGGCGATGGGACTGGACTCGGTGGAGGCGGCCGCGGCCGGCATCGTCGACATCGTCAACGAGAACATGTTGGGCGGGCTGCGGCTGGTCTCGGTGCAGCAGGGCTTCGACCCGCGCGGGTTCGCGCTCGTCGCGTTCGGCGGCGCCGGTCCGTTGCACGCCACGACTCTCGCCGGGCTCACCGGGGCGTGGCCCGTGGTCGTGCCGCCATCGCCCGGCGTGCTGTCCGCGCTGGGGGACGCGACCACGAGCCTGCGCGACGAGGCCGCACGCACGGTGCTGCGCCGGTTCGTCGACCTCTCCGGCGGCGATCTGGCCACCATCGTGGGCCAGCTGGCCGACGAGGCCGGCACGCGGCTGGCCGGGCAGGGACTCCCTCGCGATCAACAGGTCGTCGGCTATCAGGTCGACGTGCGCTATCACGGGCAGGGCTACGAGATCGCCGTCGACCTGGACCCCACATGGCTGGACGAGCCGGACTCGGTGCTGGACCGGCTGGCCGCGACGTTCGACGCCGAACACGAACGCCTCTTCTCGTTCCTGCCGGCCGTGGACCACGAGCTGGTCAACGCCCGGGCCACCGTCACCGGCCCGCGCCCGTCCGTCACGCCGGTGGAAGTGCCGGAGGGAGACGGCGATCCGGCCGGCGCCGTCGTCGGCGCGCACGCCATCCACGTTCTCGGGGAATGGGTGGAGGCGCTGGTCTACGACCGGGCGAAGCTGCGCGCGGGCGACGTGGTGCCCGGGCCGGCCATCGTCACCGAGATGGACTCCACCACCCTGTTGCCGCCCCGGCACACCGCCACCGTGCACCTCTCCGGGAGCCTCCTCATCCGCCCGTCCGCGCAGGGGTGA